Proteins encoded together in one Catalinimonas alkaloidigena window:
- a CDS encoding pyridoxamine 5'-phosphate oxidase family protein, whose product MGHLLAEQMDTLLRGAEVGRLACQGDAHPYVVPIAFVYDGESLYAHSWEGQKVALMRQNPAVSFQVDRILSLTQWQSVLVEGTFEELAGQEAEEALRKLYTRLAPLAPGRHSRPGWTLIGAARKDLHGRQEVVFRIRVLRMTGRYETH is encoded by the coding sequence ATGGGACATCTACTGGCCGAACAAATGGATACACTGCTGCGCGGTGCCGAAGTGGGGCGACTGGCTTGCCAGGGCGACGCCCACCCGTACGTGGTGCCGATTGCGTTCGTTTACGACGGCGAGAGCCTGTATGCGCATAGCTGGGAAGGGCAGAAAGTAGCCCTGATGCGCCAGAACCCGGCCGTCAGTTTTCAGGTGGACCGCATCCTGAGCCTGACGCAGTGGCAAAGCGTGCTGGTGGAGGGAACCTTCGAAGAACTGGCAGGACAAGAGGCCGAAGAGGCCCTTCGAAAGCTCTACACCCGCCTGGCCCCGCTGGCCCCGGGGCGGCACAGTCGTCCGGGATGGACGTTGATCGGTGCTGCACGCAAAGACCTGCACGGGCGGCAGGAAGTCGTATTTCGGATTCGCGTCCTGCGCATGACAGGTCGCTACGAAACCCATTGA